CGTCAGTAGCGATCCCAGCGGCTCTGCTGTGGCGCTTTGCAGAAGCGCCTGAGAGCGCCGATTGAAAGGTAAAAAAAAAGTCCCGCCGCAAACGCGGCGGGACTTTTTTATCGGTCAAGCAGGTAGTTTTGAAGCGCTTCGCCGGTCAGTCCGGCGCCGATGCCGACGGCCAGCTTGATCCGCGCCCGAAGCGGCGACAGGTCTCCGCCGTCGAGGGCTCCCATCTCGTGGAGCTTAAAGAAGCTGCCTTCGAAGGTCGAATGGGTCGTCACCCGACCGTTGGGACAGCGGGACGTGACGACAACCGGGATGTCCGCCTTGAGAAGCGTCCTGATGTAGGGGACCCAGCCGGGCAGGACGTTGCCGCCGCCGAAGCCGGATATCACCAGACCGGAAAGGTTTGCCGCGTCTTCGGCCAGCGACGCCATGACGCGCTCGCCGGATCCCAGAGACGAGTAGATCAACTCCACGTTTCGTGCCGGGATCGTTGAGCTGTCGAGGGTCTTGGTCCGATGGGGCCGTTGCCAAATGATGACTTTTCCGTCCAGAATTTCGCCGATGGCCTCGTTGGTCGGCCCGGTGTAGGAGGCCCGTCCGCAGTTGGTGAACTCCATCAGGTTTCGGGCGGGGAAAAGCTCGCCTTGGGCGCAGACCAATGGGCCCAGCCCCCAACACTCCTGAGAGCCTGCCGCGAGCAGCGCCTCGTTGAGGACGGCTCGGGCGTCGCTGCCCAGCTTGCCGTCCGGCAGCTTGCCGGCGGCAAAAATGAGCGGCTGTGGGTAGCCCCACAGCAGGTCGGCTAAGTAGCAGATCTCGTCTAGCGTGTCCGTGCCGGCCAGCACGACCACGCCCTGCCGCCCCTCGACGATTTGTCCGCTCAGCAGGGTGACAAGGTCTGAGGTCAGGCGGACTGTAAAGTGGCTGCTCGGCTGTCTTGTCCAGTCGACGATAGAGAGCCCCTCGCGAAGCGGCTCGGGAATCCAAGAGAGAAGTTCGTCCCCGGTTACTCCAGGAGAGACGGCGTAGTGACTGCCGTCAAGCGACATGGTCAGCTCGCCGCCGGCGATGACGAGCGCAATGTTCGAGGCCGCCATGACGCTAATACCCTAACGGCTCGCCGACCAAAATGACGTAGCTCTTGTGAGCGCCCGTCATGGTGGGAGCTTTTTCGGTGATGAGAGTCACGCGGCTGATCTGGTCGACTACTTTTTTCAGCGCGTCCGGCGAGTCAGCCAAGCTCTTGTTGAGCCGGGAAGCGTTTTTCGGCCCGGCGTAATCGCGGATTCGATTGAGTGCCGTTGGGATATTCGGGCAGAGTTTGTTCAGCCCGATGACGAAGATGCGGTCGCCCTGAGAAAAGCACATCGCCGCCAGCCGGTTGCCCACGCCGTCCACGTTGACCATGCGGCCGTCCTCAAGAAGCGCGTTGGAGCTGGTCAGGAAGACGTCGCAGCGCATCTCCTCAAACCGCGCTTCTGCGGCGGGAAGATCTCCCGCGTCTCCCCAGTGGCCAATGACTTTGTTGCCCCTGGCAAGCAGCGCCTCAATTGCGCCGATCTGGCGAATGGTCAGCGTTCCGGGAACACCGACCGATGCTGTCTCGGGAATCAGTTCAAGAACTTTCCGGAGGGCTTCCTGAGCCGTTTCCACGTACATTGCCACGTGACCGCGGTCATTCAACGCTTGAACGACCGAACTTGCGGCGTCGCGGCTTTCCTGCAGGTCGTCGGCTGGATGAGCCATTCTGAAACCTCCTTGTTCGTCCTCGTCGATAAGAGGATACTACTGGTTACTATACCGGCAATTTGACTGGAGAATGTTTTCATATGATAGCAAAAACGCTCAGACTGTCCAGCGTAAAAGGGTGTCAATGTAAAATGGTTGACACTGGTAAAAACGCGCCGTATAATGACTCGTCGCAAGTGAGGTGACTGGGATGAAGGACACGCTCGAGGCGCTGGAACAGCGGGTAAAGGACGCGCAGCTGTATGACCTGTATGGCCCTTTGCTCACCGGACGGCAGAGGCGGGCGTTTGAACTTCATTCAGACGAGGACTTGTCCCTGTCGGAAATGGCCCGGGAACTGGGCACTTCTCGGCAGGCAGCGTCGGCTTTGGTGCAGTCCAGCCGGGCAAAGCTGGCGGATTACGAGGCTCTTTTAGGGTTTTGTGCCAAGATTCGGGCGGTCCAAGGCGCCTTAAAGGATTTGGAAGGCTGTCTGGGTGACGTCCTCTCGGCGCAGCGGGCTATTCGGCGGGTGGAAAACGTCCTGAAGGGAGAATGATGCCGTGTTCGACTCTCTGAAAAACCGACTGGAGGGCATTTTTGACTCCCTGAGGAACCGAGGCAAGCTGTCTGAAAACGACGTGGCGGACTCCCTGAGGGAAGTTCGGCGGGCCCTGCTTGAGGCGGACGTCAGCTACAAGGTGGTCCGCGATCTCGTGGAGCGCATCCGCGTCCGCGCGGTCGGGCGGAACGTCCTTGAGTCGATCACGCCGGCGCAGCAGGTCATCTCCGTCGTTTTTGAAGAGCTTGTGGCCCTGATGGGGGGCGGCAAGTCAAACCTCAAGATATCCCCTAAACCGCCCACGACCGTGCTCATGGTCGGGCTTCAGGGAAGCGGCAAGACGACCAGTTCGGCAAAGCTCGCCCGGCGTATCCGCCCCAGCCATAAGCCGTTGCTCGTGGCCTGTGACCTGAGACGTCCGGCGGCGGTAAAACAGCTGGAGATCCTCGCCAAGTCAGCGGAAGTCGGCTTTCTTGGCCCGGAGAACGACAAAACAGACCTGTTTGACTTGGTCCGACAGTCGAGGAAGTACGCCGCTGACCACCTTCAAGACCTGATTATTTACGACACAGCCGGACGTCTGGCGATTGACGAAGAGCTGATGACCGAGCTGGATCGGCTCAAAAGCACGGTCCAGCCGGATGAAATCCTACTCGTCGTGGACTCCATGTCCGGGCAGGAAGCCCTCAACGTGGCCGAGACGTTCCACGCCCGGCTTGGCCTGACCGGCATC
This is a stretch of genomic DNA from Jonquetella anthropi DSM 22815. It encodes these proteins:
- a CDS encoding asparaginase, with translation MAASNIALVIAGGELTMSLDGSHYAVSPGVTGDELLSWIPEPLREGLSIVDWTRQPSSHFTVRLTSDLVTLLSGQIVEGRQGVVVLAGTDTLDEICYLADLLWGYPQPLIFAAGKLPDGKLGSDARAVLNEALLAAGSQECWGLGPLVCAQGELFPARNLMEFTNCGRASYTGPTNEAIGEILDGKVIIWQRPHRTKTLDSSTIPARNVELIYSSLGSGERVMASLAEDAANLSGLVISGFGGGNVLPGWVPYIRTLLKADIPVVVTSRCPNGRVTTHSTFEGSFFKLHEMGALDGGDLSPLRARIKLAVGIGAGLTGEALQNYLLDR
- a CDS encoding lactate utilization protein; protein product: MAHPADDLQESRDAASSVVQALNDRGHVAMYVETAQEALRKVLELIPETASVGVPGTLTIRQIGAIEALLARGNKVIGHWGDAGDLPAAEARFEEMRCDVFLTSSNALLEDGRMVNVDGVGNRLAAMCFSQGDRIFVIGLNKLCPNIPTALNRIRDYAGPKNASRLNKSLADSPDALKKVVDQISRVTLITEKAPTMTGAHKSYVILVGEPLGY
- a CDS encoding sigma factor-like helix-turn-helix DNA-binding protein — encoded protein: MKDTLEALEQRVKDAQLYDLYGPLLTGRQRRAFELHSDEDLSLSEMARELGTSRQAASALVQSSRAKLADYEALLGFCAKIRAVQGALKDLEGCLGDVLSAQRAIRRVENVLKGE
- the ffh gene encoding signal recognition particle protein, which translates into the protein MFDSLKNRLEGIFDSLRNRGKLSENDVADSLREVRRALLEADVSYKVVRDLVERIRVRAVGRNVLESITPAQQVISVVFEELVALMGGGKSNLKISPKPPTTVLMVGLQGSGKTTSSAKLARRIRPSHKPLLVACDLRRPAAVKQLEILAKSAEVGFLGPENDKTDLFDLVRQSRKYAADHLQDLIIYDTAGRLAIDEELMTELDRLKSTVQPDEILLVVDSMSGQEALNVAETFHARLGLTGIVLTKLDGDARGGAALAVLAATGVPVKFAGVGEGIDAFEEFDARRMAERIMGMGDLVGLAEKVRQATTEEDLAKISQSFAKKKKKGLSLEDLMLQFEQVEKLGPLDKVVEMLPGNLGKKLAQQAPDAADPRRLRRMKAVIQSMTPAERENPKLLNASRRRRIALGSGTSVQMVNQLMKQFDQMNQVWKQFGGMGMGKSMKMVRRLGGLFR